From a single Rhizobium lusitanum genomic region:
- the recG gene encoding ATP-dependent DNA helicase RecG — MRPAILDPLFASVSSLPGVGPKVAELLVKLLDRETIDDCRVIDMLFHAPHSIIDRREQPGIARAPQGAIVTITGRVDRHQPPPNPRSNVPYRVFLHDDTGELGLVFFRGKAQWLEKQLPMDETVTVSGKVDWFNGRPSMVHPDYIMRESEAQNLPLVEPVYPLTAGLALKFLRKTIEAALARMPQLPEWDDTPLTQKQGFPSISDSFHMLHAPRDAADIDPQTPARRRLAYDEFLAGQLSLALVRQRLRKVAGQPVHATGEISRKILESLPFSLTNSQTEAIADILKDMAGTERMLRLLQGDVGAGKTLVALMAIAAVIESGGQAVLMAPTEILARQHYATIAKFAASANLSVEVLTGRTKGRERDAILERIASGEAQIVIGTHALFQDSVTYANLMLAVVDEQHRFGVHQRLRLTAKGISPHMLVMTATPIPRTLVLAAFGDMDVSKLTEKPAGRKPIQTITIPTERTGDIVSRLKSALSEGKKAYWICPLVEESEESDLMSVEERHATLVQALGPGIGLIHGRMSGPEKDAVMMAFKSGEIRLLVATTVVEVGVDVPDATIMVIEHAERFGLAQLHQLRGRVGRGDEASTCILLYKGPLGETGHARLTIMRDTEDGFRIAEEDLKLRGEGELLGTRQSGTPGFRIASLEAHADLLEIARKDAAYLIDRDPDLTSERGIAVRTLLYLFRRDEAIRFLRAG, encoded by the coding sequence GCGTCGGGCCGAAGGTTGCCGAACTGCTGGTGAAGCTGCTCGACCGAGAAACCATCGACGATTGCCGTGTCATCGACATGCTTTTCCACGCGCCGCATTCCATTATCGACCGGCGCGAGCAGCCGGGCATTGCGCGGGCGCCGCAGGGCGCGATCGTCACCATTACCGGACGCGTCGACCGCCACCAGCCGCCGCCGAACCCGCGCAGCAACGTGCCCTACCGCGTCTTCCTGCACGACGATACCGGCGAACTCGGGCTGGTATTCTTTCGCGGCAAGGCGCAATGGCTGGAAAAGCAACTGCCGATGGATGAGACGGTCACCGTCAGCGGCAAGGTCGACTGGTTCAATGGCCGGCCGTCGATGGTGCATCCCGACTACATCATGCGCGAAAGCGAGGCGCAGAACCTGCCGCTGGTCGAACCCGTCTATCCGCTAACAGCGGGGCTCGCGCTGAAATTCCTGCGCAAGACCATTGAGGCGGCGCTGGCGCGCATGCCGCAACTGCCGGAATGGGACGACACGCCGCTGACACAGAAACAGGGCTTTCCCTCGATATCCGATAGCTTCCATATGCTGCATGCGCCGCGCGACGCCGCCGATATCGATCCGCAGACGCCAGCCCGCCGCCGGCTTGCCTATGACGAATTCCTAGCCGGACAATTGTCGTTGGCGCTCGTGCGCCAGCGGCTGCGCAAAGTCGCGGGACAGCCCGTGCATGCAACTGGAGAAATCAGCCGGAAGATATTGGAATCCCTTCCCTTCTCCCTGACGAACAGCCAAACGGAAGCCATTGCCGATATCCTCAAGGATATGGCCGGCACCGAGCGCATGCTGCGGCTGCTGCAGGGCGACGTCGGCGCTGGAAAGACGCTTGTTGCGCTGATGGCAATTGCCGCGGTCATCGAAAGCGGCGGTCAGGCGGTGCTGATGGCGCCAACCGAAATCCTGGCGCGGCAGCATTATGCGACCATCGCGAAATTTGCCGCCAGCGCCAACCTCTCCGTCGAAGTGCTGACGGGCCGCACCAAGGGCCGCGAGCGCGACGCCATTCTCGAGCGCATCGCTTCCGGCGAGGCGCAGATCGTCATCGGCACGCATGCGCTGTTCCAGGACAGCGTCACCTATGCGAACCTGATGCTGGCGGTCGTCGATGAGCAGCATCGTTTCGGTGTCCACCAGCGCCTGCGGCTGACGGCAAAGGGCATCTCGCCGCATATGTTGGTGATGACCGCGACGCCGATCCCGCGCACGCTGGTCCTCGCCGCTTTCGGCGATATGGATGTCTCCAAGCTCACCGAGAAGCCGGCCGGCCGCAAGCCGATCCAGACGATCACTATTCCGACCGAACGAACCGGCGACATCGTATCCCGGCTGAAAAGCGCACTGTCTGAAGGCAAAAAAGCCTATTGGATTTGCCCACTTGTGGAAGAATCCGAAGAATCCGATTTAATGTCGGTCGAGGAGCGACATGCGACGCTGGTCCAAGCTCTTGGACCCGGCATCGGCCTGATCCACGGCCGCATGAGCGGGCCGGAAAAAGATGCCGTGATGATGGCCTTCAAGAGCGGTGAAATCCGTCTGCTGGTCGCCACGACGGTTGTCGAGGTTGGCGTCGATGTGCCGGACGCGACGATCATGGTGATCGAACATGCCGAGCGTTTTGGCTTGGCGCAGTTGCACCAGCTTCGCGGCCGTGTCGGACGCGGCGACGAAGCCTCGACTTGCATCCTGCTCTACAAGGGTCCACTGGGCGAAACTGGCCATGCGCGGCTGACAATCATGCGCGACACCGAGGACGGCTTCCGTATCGCCGAAGAGGATCTGAAATTGCGTGGTGAGGGTGAATTGCTCGGCACGCGCCAATCCGGCACGCCCGGCTTTCGCATCGCCAGCCTCGAGGCCCATGCCGATCTTCTGGAGATCGCCCGCAAGGACGCCGCCTATCTGATCGACCGTGATCCGGACCTGACCAGCGAGCGCGGCATCGCGGTACGCACCCTGCTCTATCTCTTCCGCCGCGACGAGGCGATCCGGTTCCTGAGAGCCGGATAG